The sequence below is a genomic window from Chitinophagaceae bacterium.
AGCCTCGTGTGAGATCACCATGCAAAGAGCAGTTACAGTAAAAAGTTTTAATAAAAAGCCTGTATGGTTTAATCTCCTCAACAGTGTTTGGGCAAGCACGTATTTTTTTGGTACAAAAGTTAAACTGGAAAAAGATTATCTCATCCATCTGGCGCGTAAACAAACAGGCCTTCAATCTTTCGGAAATGATTTTTGGGAAGAGCCACTCGAGCGTCTGCTCTTCTCGGTGAATAACGAAGCGCAACTTCATCCTGTTGGAAGATTTATTACGCAAACACGTTTGTCAGGTTTGCTGGCGATTCGCCTGCGTGCTGAAAATGATTTTAAGAAGCATCCGGAAATTCTGGAGCAGCAACTTTATCCCGTACAATTGATTTGTGGCCTTCAACGAACTGGTACTACCAAACTACAGCGATTGCTGGCTGCAGATCCTGACAACAGAGTGCTGTTAAGCTGGGAAGCAATCAATCCCATTCCATTAAGTAATAAACCCTCAGAGAAAGAAGCACGAATTAAAGCAGCTCGACTGAGTGAAAAAGCATTAAAACTGATGGCACCGGGATTTTTCGCGATACATCCTGTAGAACATGCAAAACCAGAGGAGGATATCCTGTTGCTCGATGCAGCTTTTATGAGCACGACAACAGAAGCAACAATGCATGTTCCTTCGTATGCTTCGTGGCTGGAAAAAACAGATCAGACTGTTGCCTATCAATACATGATTAAGTTGTTGAAGTATTTGCAGTTTCAGCGGCCGGCAAAACGTTGGGTGTTGAAGAGCCCACACCACATGGAATTTCTTCACATCATTAAAAAAGAATTCGGGAAGGTTCAATTTATATGGACGCACAGAGACATCTCTAAAAGTCTCCCGTCTTTTTTTGAGCATGGTGGCACACAGCCAATCAATTTTTAGCAATGAGGTTACGCTTGATCATATTGCAGAACATTGGGTACGTAAAACTGAGTTCATGCTTTCCAAAGGAATTGAATTCAGAAATGCAAATCCCGGTCAGCAATTTACCGACGTATTTTATGAGAAGTTGGTGGCAACACCGATGGATGCACTTACTGCCATATATCGAGATCGCGAATCTATTTCGCAGGAATTGCACCAACGATTTATGATTACTGAACAACAGAATTCACAGCACAAGTACGGGACGCACAATTACCATCTTGAAGATTTCGGATTGAGCAAAGAAGAAATAGACAAGAAGATGAAATTCTATTCAGCTTTTCTTAAAACACTTACTAATTAATTTATGTCAGAACAGAAAGGACGATATTCAAATCCATTCTCCGCTACTTTAAGTGGAATAACAGATCTTTTCCGGAAGCAGAAAAATGTCGTTACGCTTCATGATAAAGACAGGCTCGATGGAAAAAATGTATTGGTTACAGGAGCAAGTTCAGGATTAGGATTTGAAGCTGCTGTTCAGTTGGCACAACGAGGTGCGCATGTTTGGATGGCTTGTCGCAGTGGTATTCCCGAAAAAGGTGAACAGGTGCGCAAGCTTTCGGGAAACAATAACGTGGAGATGTTGCTGGTTGATCTCTCCGATCTGAATTCGATAAATGCGCTGGTGACCACATTTAAAGCAGCATTAGTGAAGATTGATGTATTGATTGACAATGCGGGAGTTGTTCCTGCTAAGAGTAGAAAAACCAAACAGGGACTGGAGGAAATGTTCGTGGTGAATTATCTCTCGAAATATATGCTTGCACGATTGCTTTTGGAAAATGATTTATTCAACAAGAACAGTATTGATCTTCCAAGAATCATTTTTGTTGGATCTGAAAGTCACAGGAATCCAAAAGTGTTCGAATGGGAAAATTTTGGAAAATATAAAGCGTATGCTATGGGTAAAACAGTTGAACGCTATGGTTACTATAAATTGCTGATCACCACTTTTGCGAATGAACTCAGCCGGAGAGTCAACACTACGCATCAGGTTCAGTATTCAGTTTTTGCATTGTGTCCTGGTCCTGTAAATTCAAATATTGCTCGTGAAGCACCTGTCATCTTCAAGCCGCTTATTAAAGTGGTCTTCCAATTATTTTTCAGATCACCGAAAGTTGCAGTGCAACCCGTCATATACTTTGCAGCCTCGCCGGAAGTGAAAGGAAAAGCGATCGATTATCTTTTTTTGATGGGAAGAAAGGAAATGGATCCGAAAGCAATCGATGAAAATAATGGTGATAAGCTTTGGAAACTTTCCGAAGCGTTGCTGAAAGAAAATGGAGTTGTCTTCACAAAGTGATTGATTACTGCTGATTTTGCTTCAATAGCAGGACTGATCGCAGAAGCTAAGACTTCATAATATATTCAGCCGTTAGGTAAGTCTCCATCGACGGATAATCAATGAATGATTTGGTATCAACATACACCGTAAGCATTCTCGGAATAATAATAAGCGGATTGCCGAAGAATTTAAATGGATTTAAAAGATCTGAGGCAACTCTCACTTGTTCTTCCACGATTCCATTAAACTGCGGCGCATTTTCAGTTAAGGTTTCTTTCACTTCATTCCGCACATAATTCCACAACGGATGAATGCGAAGCGAAAGAGGAGTATGACTATTGTGCCACCTGTCAATAAAGGTTTCATAAGTTATATTTTTCTTTTGCGAAAACAATGTCAGCAAGCAAACGCCGGGTGTTAACGTTCCATCCTTCCAGTTTTTATTGTACGAAACAGGCAATACTTCCTCCACGCGATACGCTCCGCGAAAACCAACAATTTTTTTTAACAGCAATGCCGGCCCCGGATAGGATTGATAAACCGAAATTGCCGCTATCTTTTTCTTACGAAATGGTATAATAGAAAAAGAAGGCGGTGCTTTTTCAGTAAGCGTAAATTTGATAGCATCAGGTTTCAACACAATTTGTATGTCGGAAACTGCGTCAAAAATCCGCTGCTTAAAACCTTCATACGACTCCGTATCATTTCCCTGCACGACGTAAACATCTTTCGTCATTTCACGATTCTCTTTTAATTGAATATTTTGCTACGAGTTTAAGTAAATCACCTTACAACAACAAACTTCATGAATTTGAATATTCTGGTTACCGGAGGAAAAGGATTTTTAGGAACCGCTATCGTGAAAGAGCTGCTTGATGCCAACGCACCATTGACCGTTGGAGAAATCACCGTATTTGATCTCAAAGAGGATGATGGAATGATAAATGAAAAGGTACGGTACATCAAAGGTGACATCTGCAACCCGGTTGAAATCAGCAACGCCTGTTCAGGAATAGATTTGGTGATTCACGCTGCTGCCATTGTTGATTGGGGAACGAAAAAGCCCAAGGAAGTTTATCATGCAAATTTCGAAGGCACGCAAAATGTTATTGCTGCCTGTAAGAAGAACAAAGTACCGATGCTGGTCTACACCAGCTCACTTG
It includes:
- a CDS encoding sulfotransferase, with product MQRAVTVKSFNKKPVWFNLLNSVWASTYFFGTKVKLEKDYLIHLARKQTGLQSFGNDFWEEPLERLLFSVNNEAQLHPVGRFITQTRLSGLLAIRLRAENDFKKHPEILEQQLYPVQLICGLQRTGTTKLQRLLAADPDNRVLLSWEAINPIPLSNKPSEKEARIKAARLSEKALKLMAPGFFAIHPVEHAKPEEDILLLDAAFMSTTTEATMHVPSYASWLEKTDQTVAYQYMIKLLKYLQFQRPAKRWVLKSPHHMEFLHIIKKEFGKVQFIWTHRDISKSLPSFFEHGGTQPINF
- a CDS encoding SDR family NAD(P)-dependent oxidoreductase encodes the protein MSEQKGRYSNPFSATLSGITDLFRKQKNVVTLHDKDRLDGKNVLVTGASSGLGFEAAVQLAQRGAHVWMACRSGIPEKGEQVRKLSGNNNVEMLLVDLSDLNSINALVTTFKAALVKIDVLIDNAGVVPAKSRKTKQGLEEMFVVNYLSKYMLARLLLENDLFNKNSIDLPRIIFVGSESHRNPKVFEWENFGKYKAYAMGKTVERYGYYKLLITTFANELSRRVNTTHQVQYSVFALCPGPVNSNIAREAPVIFKPLIKVVFQLFFRSPKVAVQPVIYFAASPEVKGKAIDYLFLMGRKEMDPKAIDENNGDKLWKLSEALLKENGVVFTK
- a CDS encoding EthD domain-containing protein is translated as MTKDVYVVQGNDTESYEGFKQRIFDAVSDIQIVLKPDAIKFTLTEKAPPSFSIIPFRKKKIAAISVYQSYPGPALLLKKIVGFRGAYRVEEVLPVSYNKNWKDGTLTPGVCLLTLFSQKKNITYETFIDRWHNSHTPLSLRIHPLWNYVRNEVKETLTENAPQFNGIVEEQVRVASDLLNPFKFFGNPLIIIPRMLTVYVDTKSFIDYPSMETYLTAEYIMKS